One Bacteroidota bacterium genomic window, ATGTCAACGGTAAAGACTACACCAAAAGGTTTGTCACCAAAAACCTGGTCGAAAGTGATTTCTCCCTTTACCACAGCTTCACGGTTTGGGTCTCCGGTCCATTCACCGTTATCCCAGCTTGCTGTGCCGTCATAAATCAGGAAGTACTTGTAATGAAGTATATTTTCACCATCGGCCATTTCCCATACCAGCGTATAAATCATACCATTAGCGGTCATTTTATAGTCAGGATTGGTACCAGGCTGTTCCCAGCCACCCAGGAAATCACCGGCCATGTATACCTCGGTTGTTAGAGGGTCGAATCCGGCAATACCGGAAACGTCGACATTAAATGTTACATTATACTGGGCCATTACAAACACGGCCAGCAGAACAGATGCAAAAGAGAGTAATAATCTTTTCATAATACTTTTTTTTGGTTAATACTTGATTGTTAATAAACTATGAACTCGGTTGATTTTGATTTAATGTTATGTAGACAATGAATCCTTGAAAAAGGTTTATTCATTTTAAAAAAATGATGGTGTTAATTTCCTTTCCAGAATCAAATACAAATTTATATATAAAATATCAATGTTGTTCATGATTTTTTTAATCTGTCAGAAAATCAGCACCATCATTTTAAGCAACCTATCTTAAATATCAATATTTATTGAGCTTTGAACGAATATCTCATTCTCCGTAAATCGACCGTGATCAGGAATTCTCCGGCTGTGCCGGGCACGATGATCTCCGGTGGATCGGGGACAGATTCGGTCGGACGGTATGAAAGTGTACCGCCGGCTTCCGTGCCATCATAGGATCCCCACTGAGGCGCCCATTGTCCTGAAACCTCCAGGAACTTAAGCCCGCCTGTTGCATTCAGGGTTGTAACGAGCGTAAACTTGGTCAGGGTATCGGGGTCCTGAACAAAAGGTATACCTGCATCATTAACCCAGCCAACTGTTGAACCGGCACCTACCAGGAATAATTGACCTGAAGTAAGGATAGTCTGGTAGGTCAATCCGATGGTATCGGCTTCAATGTAATAATTACCTTCGGTTTCACCCACCGGGATTGCTGCCGGGTCGGGTACGGATTCGGTCGGACGGTAAACCAGGATTCCACTCTCCGGTGTACCGGTGGCATCCGTTCCCCACTGAGGCGCCCATTGTCCCAGAATCGAGATAAACTTGATGAATTGATCGGTTCCCGGTGTCAGATGCTCAACGATAGCGTATTTAGCAGCACCAAGATTGGTCATTTCAAGCGCGAGGAGATTATCCCATCCTATAGTTGTTGCAGAGCCCAGCAAATAGATCGATTTGGCTACTACAACGTCTTCATAAGGAGTGATGGCAAGGGTTAATACATCCGAATAAGCATCCGAATACGTTGTTTCATTGTTGATATACGACAAAACTCTGAAAGCAAAATTGGTGGGGACATCGTATGGCGCTTTCTTTTCCACCGCCAGCTTATTCATTGCCCCTTCAGTGAAGGCATAATTGGTAGTCGTGATGGTGGCAACATTTTTAACATTTTTAAAATTGCTGTCGGCTATATCCATTTGCAGGACATATTTCACGGTTTCCACATTGGTCAGGTTATACTCTGCAGCTGTCCACTGGAAAGTGGTAAGCAGGCTGTCAGCTTTCTCCTTGGTAAGAACAAAAGCAGCTCCATCCTGGGGGGTGGTGATGGCGGCCTTTTTCGTCAGCCCCATATCAAGTACCGGGTCTTTTTCTTCCTTTTTACAGGAAATCAAAACACTCAGTCCCAGGAAAAACAACAATATATATTTTACATTCTTCATGATCAGAAATAGTTTAAATGTTTAATATCCGGGATTTTGGGTCAGATTGGGGTTTGCCGTAAGGTCAGACGACGGGATAGGGAACAGGTTGTATTTGCTATCGGTTCCTGTTCCATCCTTAGCCTTTCCTTTCCATGGCCAAACATACTGACTTCCTGTAAAGTAACCGTAACGTACCAGGTCGGTTCTGCGGTGACATTCCCAGTAAAGTTCACGAGCCCTTTCATTCAGGATGAACTCCAGGTCGATGGCTCCTACCGGATCGGCGCCTGAACGGTTACGAATATCATTGATATAAGTAAGTGCTGTTCCCTGGTTACCTCCGCTACCACCTCTCAGAATTGCTTCTGCATACATCAGGTAAGCATCGGCCAGACGGAACATGGGAAAGTCGTTATCCACAAATTCCAGGCTGGAGCCCGGGCCTCCCGTCGATTTGATGTTCTTCCATTTTGTAATCGCATAGCCATCATTAAACAACCCTATATCGTTAATCTCAAGGGTTTGACCTTCTGTAAAGAACATTGCGCGGACATCGGTGTTTCCGGAGATATCATCAAATTTCCCCACAAAAGCCGAAGTAGTGCGCAAACCGCCCCATCCACCGGAAATACCATAATCGGCCGGTGTCATATCACCACCAACGGCGGCATGAACAATAAAATCGGTCCCCCCATATGTTGTGGTCATGACTCCATCGAAATTAACCGAAAAAATGATCTCACTTTTGCTGGTAAGGTCATTATCGGCCAGGAAGAGATTCCTGTAGCTGGGTGCAAGCGTGTATCCTGCATCAAATATCTTGTTGCAGTAAGTTATACACTCTGAATACCTTGGCTCACCAATGTAAACCTCTGCGTTCAGGTAAAGCTTGGCCAGCAACATCCATGCTGCAGCTTTATCGGCCCGGCCATAGTCGTTGGTTCTGGCATCTTTCAGCAACCCTTCTATGCTTTTAAGTTCTCCTTCCACGTAGAAGAACAGGTCTCTGCGTGATTTCTGCGGTGGGAAGAAAAATCCTACCTTGTCTTCTTCAGTCACAAAAGGAACATTACCAAAGAGGTCGAGGGCATGCCAGTAGCTGAGGGCACGCAGCCAACGTGCTTCGGCGCGGTAATAACCTATCTTGGTCCTTAGGTCACCGCTAACGCCTCTGTCATTGAGTTTTTCATCGGTTGTCTCCCGGATGAACTCGTTGCAAGCGGCAATCTGATAATACACACGGTAATAAAACGCCGTAATAAATACATCGGCAGCACCCCAGGTTTGCCAGTGAAAGTCCTTAATGGTCTGGTCGTTCCATCCGATCACCGCCTCATCGGTCGGTAACTCCTGATGATACCAGTATCCTCTGAGGTATTGGCCAAAACCTTCATCAATCCCGGTGATGTCACCCATCCCGGCAGGTCCCTGCTGGCCGGAAAGGGCCAGACCTGCATATAACTTGGCCATAACATAATCGTAGTTTGCCGGATCATCGAACACATTGGCAGCGGAAATCACATCCGGGTCAATGGGTTCCGTGTCCAGGTCCTTGGCACAGGAAAAACCTATCAAGATCAACCCTGCCAGTAAAATCGATTTATATATTTTATTCTTCATGATCATAATGCTTTTAGATGATTAAAACTGCAGGTTTACACCCAGAGTATAGGTTCTGGGCCTCGGGTAAATATTGTTGTCGATCCCAAGGAAGATCTCAGGATCAAGCCCCTTGTACTTCGAAATGATGAAAGCATTGTTCACCGTGAAGGTCAAACGTAGACGCAATCTGTCCTGCGCGAAATTCCTGAAATTATATCCAAGGCTGATATAATCCATCTTAAAGAACGAACCATCCTGTACATAATAATCGGACAAGTACTGCGGATTTTCAAACTCCGTGTCTTCAACCGCTGTGGAAATATTGCTCAAATATGGCCCTTCGGGACGATACAGCCTTTCATAAACGGCATTCTCTGATTCCACATTGTTGTAAACATAGTTGCCGAAATAAGCCCTTCCTGAAAAAGCCAGATCCCAGTTCTTGTAATTGAAACGGGATGAAAGCCCGAAGATGAAATCAGGATTTGGGTCCTTGTAATGATAACGGTCCTTATCGTTAATCTCACCATCACCGTTGCGGTCGACATACATACCCTGGATGGGTTTGCCATCGGCATCATATACCTGCTCATACACGAAAAATGAGAAGGCCGGATAACCAACACTATGGATCTCAACAGTGTTTCCAACACCACCAGAGATGCCGCCTACCTTATACCCTAAGTAATTCGGGTCATCGGAAGCAGTCAGCTTGGTAATCTCGTTCTTGTTATAAGTGGCATTCAATCCGATCTCCCAGGCCATCTCTTCCTTTACAATGGGGCGGGTAAAAATGGAAAACTCAACCCCGCGATTTTCCAGGTCACCGATATTGGTGAGGATCTCATTGGTCAGGTTGGTACCGGCAGGAACCGGAACTATATTCAGCAGGTCTTTGGTCTTGCGGATATAAAAGTCGATGGAGCCATAGTAACGGTTATCGGCAAATCCATAATCCAAACCGGCATTCCAGGTGGTTGTTTCCTCCCATTTGATGTTCTCATCATATCCTTCCGGACGCAATGTGCGATAGAAAATATTCCCCATCTGATAATATGCCCCTGCCCGGTTGAAAGTGTACCTGGCCAGATAAGGATAATCACCCTGATTAATATTCTGCTGACCTGTAACACCATAGCTCAGACGAAGTTTCAATTGTGAGAGCCAGTTAATATTCTTCATGAACGATTCGTCGTTGATCTTCCAGGCAAATGCCACAGATGGGAACCAGCCCTGGCGGTTATCCTTGGAGAAACGCGAGGTGTTATCGTTCCTGAGAGTAAAGGTCAGGATGTAACGGTTGGCAAAAGTATAATTGATCCTTCCGAAATAGGATAGGAGGTAATATTCGGTCGGGTCATAAACAGTATCCGTCAAGGAAGGAACTTTGTAAAAGGTGGAGTTCAGGTTGGTATTCCTGCGATAAAACCATTGCCATGAATAACCAAGCATCACATCAATATTGGAATTGATAGAAGGCAGGTCTTTCAGGTAATTGAGGTAGAACTCCAGAAGCTCATTCCTTTTCAACTGTGTGTAGGTATTGTAAATACCGCTCTTATTAACACTATCGGAATCAAGAGGCAGATATTCAAAAGCGGCCTCTGGTCCGACGATCACGCTACCATCGCTTTCCGAATAGTCGAGACCAAGGTTCAGATTTGCCCTCAAATCGGGAAGCCAGTGAAGTCTGTAATCAAACTGGGCATTTCCAACGATACGGTTGACTTCTGATTCATCTTTTCTTTGCTTGAGCATGGCCACAGGGTTGTTGGTGGCAAGGTCTACGGGATCTCCGTTAGCCTGCTCCCAGTAATAATAGCCACCGAATGCCGAT contains:
- a CDS encoding RagB/SusD family nutrient uptake outer membrane protein encodes the protein MIMKNKIYKSILLAGLILIGFSCAKDLDTEPIDPDVISAANVFDDPANYDYVMAKLYAGLALSGQQGPAGMGDITGIDEGFGQYLRGYWYHQELPTDEAVIGWNDQTIKDFHWQTWGAADVFITAFYYRVYYQIAACNEFIRETTDEKLNDRGVSGDLRTKIGYYRAEARWLRALSYWHALDLFGNVPFVTEEDKVGFFFPPQKSRRDLFFYVEGELKSIEGLLKDARTNDYGRADKAAAWMLLAKLYLNAEVYIGEPRYSECITYCNKIFDAGYTLAPSYRNLFLADNDLTSKSEIIFSVNFDGVMTTTYGGTDFIVHAAVGGDMTPADYGISGGWGGLRTTSAFVGKFDDISGNTDVRAMFFTEGQTLEINDIGLFNDGYAITKWKNIKSTGGPGSSLEFVDNDFPMFRLADAYLMYAEAILRGGSGGNQGTALTYINDIRNRSGADPVGAIDLEFILNERARELYWECHRRTDLVRYGYFTGSQYVWPWKGKAKDGTGTDSKYNLFPIPSSDLTANPNLTQNPGY
- a CDS encoding TonB-dependent receptor; the protein is MTKRFTLFWVLFLPLMLLVTAGFAQEGMVRGTVYDADDGTTLPGASVVVQGTTRGTLSDASGKFSIMVGPDATLEVSFIGYKTRQILVQPNTTADVYLQQETTTLDELVVIGYGVQKKDDATGSVTAISSKEFNYGAITSPAELINGKVSGVQVVDGGGAPGEATTIRIRGGSSLQAINDPLIVIDGVPVDNEGVSGMRNPLNTINPSDIETMTVLKDASATAIYGSRASNGVIIITTKKAKAAAGEEGVPISLEYQGNFSLYTPTKRVDVYDAQAFSQLIRDKYPKQADMLGSANTDWQDEIFNTAFGQDHFVGAAGATKYLPYRFSIGYANKDGILETDNMKRTTFSLNLNPSLLDDHLRININSRYMSIKNRFADRGAIGAAIQFDPTKPVMGDTSAFGGYYYWEQANGDPVDLATNNPVAMLKQRKDESEVNRIVGNAQFDYRLHWLPDLRANLNLGLDYSESDGSVIVGPEAAFEYLPLDSDSVNKSGIYNTYTQLKRNELLEFYLNYLKDLPSINSNIDVMLGYSWQWFYRRNTNLNSTFYKVPSLTDTVYDPTEYYLLSYFGRINYTFANRYILTFTLRNDNTSRFSKDNRQGWFPSVAFAWKINDESFMKNINWLSQLKLRLSYGVTGQQNINQGDYPYLARYTFNRAGAYYQMGNIFYRTLRPEGYDENIKWEETTTWNAGLDYGFADNRYYGSIDFYIRKTKDLLNIVPVPAGTNLTNEILTNIGDLENRGVEFSIFTRPIVKEEMAWEIGLNATYNKNEITKLTASDDPNYLGYKVGGISGGVGNTVEIHSVGYPAFSFFVYEQVYDADGKPIQGMYVDRNGDGEINDKDRYHYKDPNPDFIFGLSSRFNYKNWDLAFSGRAYFGNYVYNNVESENAVYERLYRPEGPYLSNISTAVEDTEFENPQYLSDYYVQDGSFFKMDYISLGYNFRNFAQDRLRLRLTFTVNNAFIISKYKGLDPEIFLGIDNNIYPRPRTYTLGVNLQF
- a CDS encoding SusE domain-containing protein encodes the protein MKNVKYILLFFLGLSVLISCKKEEKDPVLDMGLTKKAAITTPQDGAAFVLTKEKADSLLTTFQWTAAEYNLTNVETVKYVLQMDIADSNFKNVKNVATITTTNYAFTEGAMNKLAVEKKAPYDVPTNFAFRVLSYINNETTYSDAYSDVLTLAITPYEDVVVAKSIYLLGSATTIGWDNLLALEMTNLGAAKYAIVEHLTPGTDQFIKFISILGQWAPQWGTDATGTPESGILVYRPTESVPDPAAIPVGETEGNYYIEADTIGLTYQTILTSGQLFLVGAGSTVGWVNDAGIPFVQDPDTLTKFTLVTTLNATGGLKFLEVSGQWAPQWGSYDGTEAGGTLSYRPTESVPDPPEIIVPGTAGEFLITVDLRRMRYSFKAQ